A portion of the Actomonas aquatica genome contains these proteins:
- a CDS encoding replication-associated recombination protein A translates to MLPPDQSDLFGDPTAGSTAGQGGGAGAVGKPGAHQPLAARMRPRALADIVGQEHLTRAGSLLPQLISTDRFGSLLFYGPPGCGKTSFAEVIARETKSRFVRINAVMSNVAELREILSIARKMPEARTLLFIDELHRFNKSQQDLLLPDVEEGNVRLIGATTHNPGFYVNPPLLSRSHLFRLEPLSTEAVASVLKRALADDERGLGERGLSASGDVLADLAVLCDGDLRRALNALEVIALSLDGKTTIEASELESFARERRIRYDANEDEHYDTISAFIKSCRGGDPDAAMYWLAKMLEGGEDPRFIARRLVILASEDIGLADPFALPLAVAAHHACDFVGLPEAELTLAHATLHIACAPKSNSATMALAAAKQAIKSATVQPVPMHLRDKGGKASKRAGHGKGYLYSHDFPEGISGQTYLSQPTKLYDPSPNGLEARVADRLARWETLRAERRAERGE, encoded by the coding sequence ATGCTGCCACCCGACCAATCTGACCTCTTTGGCGATCCGACCGCCGGCTCCACCGCCGGGCAGGGCGGAGGCGCGGGGGCGGTGGGTAAACCCGGCGCCCACCAGCCGCTGGCCGCCCGCATGCGTCCGCGGGCGCTGGCCGATATCGTGGGTCAGGAACACCTCACGCGCGCGGGCAGCCTGTTGCCGCAACTCATCTCAACCGACCGCTTTGGCAGCCTGCTGTTTTATGGACCGCCGGGCTGCGGCAAAACCAGTTTCGCCGAGGTGATTGCGCGCGAAACCAAGAGCCGCTTTGTGCGGATCAACGCCGTCATGTCCAACGTGGCCGAGTTGCGCGAGATCCTCTCCATCGCCCGCAAGATGCCGGAGGCGCGCACGCTGCTCTTCATCGACGAGCTGCACCGTTTTAACAAATCGCAACAGGACCTGCTCTTGCCCGACGTGGAGGAGGGCAACGTGCGGCTCATCGGCGCGACCACGCACAACCCCGGGTTTTATGTGAACCCGCCGCTGCTCTCGCGCTCGCACCTTTTCCGGCTCGAACCGCTCTCGACGGAGGCCGTGGCATCGGTGCTCAAGCGCGCCCTCGCCGACGACGAACGTGGTCTCGGCGAACGCGGCCTGAGTGCCAGCGGTGACGTGTTGGCCGACCTCGCCGTGCTCTGTGACGGCGACCTGCGCCGGGCACTCAATGCGCTCGAAGTCATCGCGCTCTCGCTCGACGGCAAAACCACGATCGAAGCGAGCGAGTTGGAGTCGTTCGCACGCGAGCGGCGCATTCGCTACGACGCCAACGAAGACGAGCACTACGATACGATTTCGGCCTTCATCAAAAGTTGCCGCGGCGGTGATCCCGATGCCGCGATGTATTGGTTGGCCAAAATGCTGGAAGGCGGTGAAGACCCGCGCTTCATCGCGCGGCGCCTCGTGATATTGGCCAGCGAAGACATCGGTTTGGCCGACCCCTTCGCGCTGCCGCTGGCGGTGGCGGCGCATCACGCCTGCGACTTTGTGGGCCTGCCCGAAGCCGAACTCACGCTCGCGCACGCCACCCTGCACATCGCCTGTGCGCCGAAAAGTAACTCGGCCACGATGGCTCTGGCCGCCGCCAAACAGGCGATCAAGTCAGCGACTGTGCAGCCCGTGCCGATGCACCTGCGCGACAAAGGCGGCAAAGCCAGCAAGCGCGCCGGCCACGGCAAAGGTTACCTCTACTCGCACGATTTCCCGGAAGGCATCTCCGGCCAGACCTACCTGAGCCAACCGACGAAGCTCTACGACCCGTCGCCCAACGGCCTCGAAGCCCGCGTCGCCGACCGTCTCGCCCGCTGGGAAACCCTCCGCGCCGAACGCCGCGCCGAACGCGGGGAGTGA
- a CDS encoding MFS transporter, which translates to MPRHADWTDHLYRSLTNEEDARVCKAISDDACREVPGNFLRQLGAQTFTGLGDRLANPKTTLAWLLQAMGAPGLFLALIVPLREAGSLLPQLFIAGYLRQLAVRKWVWVVGSALQAVAVAGYALVAWTLEGTIAGLAIVGLVALFSLARGLCSIASKDVLGKTIPKTRRGQLSGWKSSLSGVMAMGAGAMLLLTGGADGSLHLYTLWLLVAAALWLIASIIYSTIAEFPGETSGGGNAWTHARQRLRLLVDDRPFRDFVTVRALAIGSGLSAPFVVSLAHGELGGGGWWLGVFIIVDGFASMVSAPIWGRLADRSSRTVLRTAMGVTATLLAITIGLTFIELSAVVAQVVYPALFFALGIAHSGVRLGRKTYLVDMAEGDQRTDYVAVSNSVIGVLLLVAGTITGALSLLSLPLALAVFAICALTGMLLGHRLPEVSA; encoded by the coding sequence ATGCCGCGGCATGCCGATTGGACCGACCACCTCTACCGCTCGCTGACCAACGAGGAGGACGCGCGCGTCTGCAAAGCGATCTCCGACGACGCCTGCCGCGAGGTCCCGGGCAACTTCCTGCGCCAACTCGGCGCGCAGACCTTCACCGGTCTCGGCGACCGCCTCGCCAACCCCAAAACCACCCTCGCCTGGCTGCTGCAGGCCATGGGCGCGCCGGGTCTCTTTCTCGCTCTCATCGTGCCGCTGCGCGAAGCCGGCTCGCTCCTGCCCCAACTTTTCATCGCCGGCTACCTGCGCCAGCTCGCCGTGCGCAAATGGGTCTGGGTGGTCGGCTCCGCGCTCCAAGCCGTCGCCGTCGCCGGTTACGCCCTCGTCGCTTGGACCCTCGAAGGCACGATCGCCGGCCTCGCCATCGTGGGACTCGTCGCCCTCTTCAGCCTCGCCCGCGGCCTCTGCTCCATCGCGTCCAAGGACGTGCTCGGCAAAACCATTCCCAAGACGCGCCGCGGTCAGCTCTCCGGTTGGAAGTCCTCCCTCAGCGGCGTCATGGCCATGGGCGCCGGTGCCATGCTGCTCCTCACCGGCGGTGCCGACGGCTCCCTGCACCTCTACACCCTCTGGCTGCTCGTCGCCGCCGCGCTCTGGCTGATCGCCAGCATCATCTACAGCACCATTGCCGAATTTCCCGGTGAAACCTCGGGCGGCGGCAACGCCTGGACTCATGCGCGCCAGCGCCTGCGCCTGCTGGTCGACGACCGCCCCTTCCGCGATTTCGTGACCGTGCGCGCGCTCGCCATCGGCTCCGGCCTGTCGGCGCCCTTTGTGGTTTCGCTCGCCCACGGCGAACTCGGTGGCGGCGGGTGGTGGTTGGGCGTCTTCATCATCGTCGATGGATTTGCCTCCATGGTCTCGGCGCCGATCTGGGGTCGCCTCGCCGACCGCTCGAGCCGCACCGTGCTGCGCACCGCCATGGGCGTGACCGCCACGCTGCTGGCGATCACCATCGGGCTCACCTTCATCGAGCTCTCCGCCGTGGTCGCGCAGGTTGTCTATCCCGCTCTTTTCTTTGCCCTCGGCATCGCCCACAGCGGCGTGCGCCTTGGCCGCAAGACCTACCTCGTCGACATGGCCGAAGGCGACCAACGCACCGATTATGTCGCCGTGAGCAACAGTGTCATCGGCGTCCTGCTGCTAGTGGCCGGCACGATCACCGGCGCGCTCTCGCTCCTGTCGCTCCCCCTCGCCCTCGCCGTCTTCGCTATCTGCGCCCTCACCGGCATGCTCCTCGGCCACCGCCTGCCGGAAGTGAGCGCGTGA
- a CDS encoding transglutaminase family protein codes for MQFRIHHRTHYRYAGAASESFMEVRLRPMTNARQTLLSHRLESDPSCNLHAYTDYFGNHVQTFSLVHRHTELVLDSYAEVETHAAPPPEVALELSVSEARQLYRAEPLRFFEFLNPSPAIQFSAAVNKLANRFFRPGNDIGPSILALNHWIYTNLRYVTGSTRIDTTVDEVLTQKKGVCQDFAQAMIAVLRSAEIPARYLVGYIETDAQRDAGQTEAAAKTPSKRRPLIGAAESHAWVEVCLPGGHWWALDPTNDCVAGERHVQVAAGRDYHDCTPTRGVFKGTHTERLTAAVDMRRLSD; via the coding sequence ATGCAGTTCCGCATCCACCATCGCACCCACTACCGCTACGCCGGCGCGGCGTCGGAGTCTTTTATGGAGGTGCGGCTGCGGCCCATGACGAACGCCCGCCAGACCCTGCTCAGCCACCGCTTGGAGAGTGATCCGTCCTGCAATCTCCACGCCTACACCGACTATTTTGGCAACCACGTGCAGACCTTCTCGCTGGTGCATCGGCACACCGAGCTGGTGCTCGACAGCTACGCCGAGGTCGAAACCCACGCCGCGCCCCCGCCCGAGGTCGCCCTCGAGCTGAGCGTGTCGGAAGCCCGCCAGCTCTACCGCGCCGAGCCGTTGCGCTTCTTTGAGTTTCTCAACCCGTCGCCCGCCATCCAGTTCAGCGCCGCGGTCAACAAACTCGCCAATCGCTTCTTCCGTCCGGGCAACGACATCGGTCCGTCCATCCTCGCGCTCAACCACTGGATTTACACCAACCTCCGCTACGTGACCGGCTCCACCCGCATCGACACCACCGTCGATGAGGTGCTCACCCAGAAGAAAGGGGTCTGCCAGGACTTCGCCCAGGCCATGATCGCCGTGCTGCGCTCGGCCGAGATCCCCGCCCGCTACCTCGTCGGTTACATTGAAACCGATGCCCAGCGCGATGCCGGCCAGACGGAGGCCGCCGCCAAAACGCCCTCCAAACGCCGTCCGCTCATCGGTGCCGCCGAGAGTCACGCTTGGGTGGAAGTCTGCCTGCCGGGCGGACACTGGTGGGCGCTCGACCCGACCAACGACTGCGTCGCCGGCGAACGCCACGTGCAGGTCGCCGCGGGGCGGGACTACCACGACTGCACCCCCACGCGCGGCGTCTTCAAAGGCACCCACACCGAACGCCTCACCGCCGCCGTCGACATGCGCCGCCTGAGCGACTGA
- the ribH gene encoding 6,7-dimethyl-8-ribityllumazine synthase: MSLDSPSALQIDGAPFRVGIVAARFNQRYVEGLMNSASTVLRDAGVTEANLAVVRVPGSGELPTGAQLLLRKYRFDVIIALGVVIKGGTLHDQLVAEAAQQGLLRVSLDTGTPIIAGVVTANDDAQAELRCLGEINRGAEFARGALEMAALKKSLSK, translated from the coding sequence ATGAGTTTAGATTCTCCCAGTGCCTTGCAGATCGATGGTGCGCCCTTCCGGGTGGGCATCGTCGCGGCACGCTTTAACCAGCGTTACGTCGAGGGGCTGATGAACAGTGCCTCCACGGTGCTCCGCGATGCCGGGGTGACCGAGGCCAACCTCGCCGTGGTGCGGGTGCCGGGCAGCGGTGAGCTCCCCACCGGCGCCCAGCTGCTGCTGCGCAAATACCGTTTTGATGTCATCATCGCCCTCGGCGTAGTGATCAAGGGCGGCACCCTCCATGACCAACTGGTTGCCGAGGCCGCTCAGCAGGGCCTGCTGCGGGTGAGCCTCGATACTGGCACGCCCATCATTGCCGGCGTGGTGACGGCCAACGACGACGCTCAGGCTGAGCTGCGTTGTCTCGGTGAAATCAATCGCGGCGCCGAGTTCGCCCGCGGGGCGCTCGAGATGGCCGCCCTCAAAAAATCCCTTTCCAAATGA
- the nusB gene encoding transcription antitermination factor NusB translates to MSKALFAQRRDGRVAAMQFLYSWSLNAPQNLAEDLRMFFENLETTDKPREHYAFGEELINGAIQQVAEVDARIKQLAHNWEFERIARIDLAILRMAIYEMLFRKDIPPIVTINEAIDLSKQFSTADSKRFINGILDRLKDQLGRDARKAE, encoded by the coding sequence ATGAGCAAAGCCCTTTTCGCCCAGCGCCGTGACGGCCGTGTTGCCGCCATGCAATTTCTTTACTCGTGGAGCCTCAATGCGCCGCAAAATCTGGCGGAGGACCTGCGGATGTTTTTCGAAAATCTCGAGACGACCGACAAGCCGCGCGAGCACTACGCCTTTGGCGAGGAGCTCATCAATGGCGCCATTCAGCAAGTCGCCGAAGTGGATGCCCGCATCAAGCAGCTCGCGCACAATTGGGAGTTTGAGCGCATCGCGCGCATCGATTTGGCCATCCTGCGCATGGCCATTTACGAGATGCTCTTCCGCAAGGACATCCCGCCGATCGTGACGATCAACGAGGCCATCGATCTTTCGAAGCAGTTCTCCACCGCCGATTCCAAGCGCTTCATCAACGGCATCCTCGATCGCCTGAAGGACCAGCTCGGTCGCGACGCCCGCAAGGCGGAGTGA
- the ftsY gene encoding signal recognition particle-docking protein FtsY — protein MFGLFKKFKDGFSKTVAAISNTTRGLFGGRKIDASSLEELEEALYTADFGVETTEEILKEIKRAFRKDPELKGQAAAEIGAAVLERALAGSEGKLEAGPADKPLVVALIGVNGSGKTTTSAKLGYMLKNDGQQVMLAACDTFRAAAVEQLKSWATRLDLPIVASHTGADAAAVAYDAWAAAKSRGCQTLLVDTAGRLHTKSNLMEELAKIRRVLQKHDPEAPQHAWLVVDGSLGTNSIEQAKVFHEKFGLTGLIVTKLDGTSRGGAIVGIWREMKLPIYFLGLGEQPDDLQPFNARNYARAVFGLEA, from the coding sequence ATGTTCGGACTGTTTAAGAAGTTTAAGGACGGTTTCTCCAAAACCGTCGCGGCCATTTCCAATACGACGCGCGGCCTCTTCGGCGGTCGCAAGATCGACGCCTCCTCCCTGGAGGAGCTGGAGGAAGCGCTCTACACCGCAGACTTCGGCGTCGAGACGACCGAGGAGATTCTCAAGGAGATCAAGCGCGCCTTCCGCAAGGACCCGGAGCTGAAGGGGCAGGCCGCGGCCGAGATCGGTGCGGCCGTGCTGGAGCGCGCGCTGGCTGGCAGTGAAGGCAAACTGGAGGCGGGTCCGGCAGACAAGCCGCTGGTGGTTGCGCTCATCGGCGTGAACGGCTCCGGCAAAACCACGACGTCCGCAAAACTTGGATACATGCTCAAGAATGACGGCCAGCAAGTGATGCTGGCGGCCTGCGACACCTTCCGCGCCGCGGCGGTGGAGCAGCTCAAGTCCTGGGCGACGCGCCTCGATTTGCCGATCGTGGCGAGTCACACCGGCGCTGATGCAGCGGCGGTGGCCTACGACGCCTGGGCGGCGGCGAAGTCGCGGGGCTGCCAGACCTTGCTGGTCGATACCGCCGGTCGTCTGCACACCAAGAGCAACCTCATGGAGGAGCTGGCGAAGATCCGCCGGGTGCTGCAGAAGCATGACCCGGAGGCGCCGCAGCACGCGTGGCTGGTGGTGGACGGTTCGCTGGGCACCAACTCCATCGAGCAGGCCAAAGTGTTTCACGAAAAGTTCGGCCTCACCGGTCTTATCGTGACCAAGCTCGATGGCACCTCGCGCGGTGGCGCGATCGTGGGCATCTGGCGCGAGATGAAGCTGCCGATCTACTTCCTCGGTCTGGGCGAGCAGCCCGACGACCTGCAGCCCTTCAACGCCCGCAACTACGCCCGGGCGGTGTTTGGCTTGGAGGCTTAA
- a CDS encoding hybrid sensor histidine kinase/response regulator codes for MGLLCGALPLAAQPTTSSPAATPAPTAAPPLLATPDALWAVLSDSKLRELPHRIDLTLTVLLYDPSWSLLWCEIENRGVFFNTTTQPLPLHSGQIVRLTGTQIPALGLGAGDTQIEVIREGALRPAGRLGSEWPDDPALIRRFIEVDAYVDRQSIPEPNHLQLELVVADRTVTGRVLRVAGDPVPDLTGHFVRLRGVWVPTEQPDETREDYALWIPSIHHVLTDAPDLASPWQLPPTAIADLAHLEDGAWLRLQAMVLHHNRDGQLILHDNTGQITVHTSQARRARSGEAVALVGRWHARFTDHPITNAVFRTLDPTQTAAVQPSHKLRVARQVLQLTTEAIRQNLPVTLKGTITYPDPDHRYFYLLDASGSVRVQLSAEAIQDRSRLPGLQSGQAITVVGHAAPGAFAPQVVATSFAFEGVRPVLSPRDVTLEQALTGVEDSQWVSLQGYLHQLNPLEDHTLLHLTTPGGEFTARVDAPLPPSVAPGAFLRLDGVCVAVTSGEPFLETVNLLVPTPQNVEVVEPAREDLFDAPESSLTSLQGYRGQGQADHLAKTRGTVTLHLPGRALWITDGHDSLRALSRLTEPALQPGDVVELVGLPGRLGNRFVLRETQYRVIGHEEPPVAAPFAAVLASRDGDALPDGAMVEVEAELISAVPHRQGVTLSLARGGSVMEATWEASRAEVDASGLLDLRPGSQLRISGLYETEFDEFNRPHDFNLRLRTPPDVVLLNTPTWWTTSRTLAIILLMAAGLGAGMTWVGLLRRRVAAQRLEIDQSTEQRDLLQARFKEVIDQTNDFIFTVDFSGRFTSFNAAGERLTGYTREEAMQMRIYDIIDETAARRTRLYIQRRLNPERSVTFEYQLRTKDGREIEVETCAGFIRQDDRLVGGFGIMRDVSDRKAEERRQKEVEARSVQARKLESLGTLAGGIAHDINNILTTIQGSIDRVAYALPRDSDAHVQVAQINQSSDRARELVQHVLTFSNENEPRRESLLLDDIAREVYRLAKASAPSSTRCALKLPDGPLPVFADAAQLHQLLVNLCSNAWQALPAHGGDVVLQLEEVPLTAPLPPALAALAPGAYARIRISDTGCGMDEATLQRIFDPFFTTKPPGQGTGLGMAVVHTVVENHDGAITLRSAPGQGTTVEVHLPIAAAPASRTPTVTNPEIAPGHGERLLVVDDEPMITLNFEALLSRIGYRVETFTDPVEAWKRFEQGPDDFALVLSDLSMPELSGRDLAKRMLAVRPELPVIIYTGHLESELHDQLQAVKVRRVLRKPAPLAEVARAIADELSATPA; via the coding sequence ATGGGCCTGCTTTGCGGGGCCCTCCCGCTCGCCGCCCAACCCACCACCTCCTCGCCGGCCGCAACCCCCGCGCCGACGGCAGCACCACCTCTGCTCGCCACCCCCGACGCGCTTTGGGCCGTTCTCAGCGACTCCAAACTACGCGAGCTGCCACACCGTATTGACCTCACTCTCACCGTCCTGCTCTACGATCCAAGCTGGTCACTGTTGTGGTGCGAAATCGAAAATCGAGGCGTCTTTTTTAACACCACCACCCAGCCGCTGCCGCTGCACTCCGGGCAGATCGTGCGCCTCACCGGCACCCAGATTCCGGCCCTCGGCCTCGGTGCCGGCGACACTCAGATCGAAGTCATCCGGGAGGGAGCCCTGCGTCCCGCCGGGCGGCTGGGCAGTGAATGGCCCGATGATCCCGCACTCATTCGCCGTTTCATCGAGGTGGACGCTTACGTCGACCGCCAATCCATCCCGGAGCCCAACCACCTCCAACTCGAACTGGTGGTCGCCGACCGCACCGTGACGGGTCGCGTCCTCCGCGTCGCGGGCGACCCGGTGCCGGACCTCACCGGCCATTTTGTGCGACTGCGTGGGGTGTGGGTGCCGACCGAGCAACCCGACGAGACGCGCGAGGATTATGCCCTGTGGATTCCCAGCATCCATCACGTGCTGACGGACGCCCCCGACCTCGCCTCTCCCTGGCAACTGCCTCCCACCGCCATCGCCGACCTGGCCCATCTCGAAGACGGCGCGTGGCTGCGCCTGCAGGCCATGGTCCTCCACCACAACCGCGACGGCCAACTGATCCTCCACGACAATACCGGTCAGATCACCGTCCACACCTCTCAAGCCCGCCGCGCCCGCAGTGGTGAAGCCGTCGCGTTGGTCGGCCGGTGGCACGCCCGCTTCACTGACCACCCAATCACAAACGCGGTTTTCCGGACCTTGGACCCGACCCAAACCGCTGCCGTGCAACCCTCGCACAAGCTCCGCGTGGCGCGGCAGGTTCTGCAACTCACCACGGAAGCCATCCGCCAAAACCTGCCCGTCACCCTCAAGGGCACCATCACCTACCCCGATCCCGACCACCGCTATTTCTACCTCCTCGATGCGTCGGGTAGCGTGCGCGTGCAGCTCAGCGCCGAAGCCATCCAGGACCGATCCCGGCTACCCGGACTGCAATCGGGTCAGGCTATCACGGTGGTGGGACACGCCGCTCCGGGCGCATTTGCCCCGCAAGTGGTGGCCACGTCCTTCGCCTTCGAAGGCGTGCGACCAGTCCTCTCGCCGCGGGACGTCACCCTCGAACAAGCCCTCACCGGCGTCGAAGACAGTCAATGGGTGAGCCTCCAGGGTTACCTGCATCAACTGAACCCGCTCGAAGACCACACCCTCCTCCACCTCACAACCCCGGGCGGCGAGTTCACCGCTCGAGTCGACGCGCCCCTCCCGCCCTCGGTCGCACCCGGAGCGTTCCTGCGTCTGGACGGGGTGTGCGTCGCTGTCACCAGCGGCGAGCCGTTCCTCGAAACGGTGAACCTGCTGGTGCCGACGCCGCAAAATGTCGAAGTCGTCGAACCTGCGCGGGAGGACCTCTTCGACGCTCCCGAATCCTCCCTCACCTCGTTGCAAGGTTACCGCGGCCAAGGCCAGGCCGACCACCTCGCCAAGACCCGCGGCACCGTGACCCTGCATCTGCCGGGACGCGCCCTCTGGATCACCGACGGCCACGACAGCCTGCGCGCCCTCAGTCGCCTCACCGAACCCGCATTGCAGCCCGGCGACGTCGTCGAACTCGTCGGTCTGCCCGGCCGCCTCGGCAATCGTTTTGTGCTGCGTGAGACCCAATACCGCGTGATCGGTCACGAAGAACCGCCCGTGGCCGCGCCCTTCGCCGCCGTCCTGGCGAGCCGCGATGGCGACGCTCTGCCCGACGGTGCCATGGTCGAGGTGGAAGCCGAACTCATCAGCGCCGTGCCCCACCGCCAAGGCGTCACCCTCAGCCTCGCCCGCGGCGGTAGCGTGATGGAAGCCACGTGGGAAGCCTCCCGTGCCGAAGTGGACGCCAGTGGTCTGCTCGATCTGCGTCCCGGGAGCCAACTGCGCATCTCCGGTCTCTACGAAACGGAATTCGACGAGTTCAACCGTCCCCACGATTTTAATCTCCGTCTGCGCACCCCGCCCGATGTGGTGTTGCTCAACACCCCCACGTGGTGGACCACCAGCCGCACCCTCGCCATCATTCTGCTCATGGCCGCCGGACTGGGCGCCGGCATGACCTGGGTGGGTCTGTTGCGCCGCCGGGTGGCTGCCCAACGCCTCGAGATCGACCAAAGCACCGAGCAACGCGACCTGCTGCAGGCCCGCTTCAAAGAAGTCATCGATCAGACCAACGACTTTATCTTCACGGTCGATTTCAGCGGCCGTTTCACCTCCTTCAACGCCGCCGGCGAACGACTCACCGGCTACACCCGCGAGGAGGCGATGCAGATGCGCATCTACGACATCATCGACGAGACCGCCGCCCGCCGCACCCGCCTCTACATCCAACGCCGCCTCAACCCGGAACGCTCCGTCACCTTCGAATACCAGCTGCGCACCAAGGACGGCCGCGAGATCGAGGTAGAAACCTGCGCCGGATTTATTCGCCAGGACGATCGCCTCGTGGGCGGCTTCGGCATCATGCGCGACGTGAGCGACCGCAAGGCCGAGGAACGCCGGCAGAAAGAGGTGGAGGCCCGCTCGGTGCAGGCCCGCAAACTCGAGTCCCTCGGCACCCTGGCCGGCGGCATCGCCCACGACATCAACAACATCCTCACCACCATCCAAGGCTCCATCGATCGGGTTGCTTACGCCCTGCCGCGAGACTCCGACGCGCACGTCCAGGTCGCGCAAATCAACCAGTCCAGCGACCGCGCCCGCGAACTCGTGCAACACGTGCTGACCTTCAGCAACGAAAACGAACCACGCCGCGAATCCCTCCTGCTCGATGACATCGCCCGCGAGGTTTACCGCCTCGCCAAAGCCAGTGCCCCATCCTCCACCCGCTGCGCTCTGAAGCTGCCCGACGGACCGCTGCCGGTCTTCGCCGACGCCGCGCAACTTCACCAACTGCTGGTCAACCTCTGCTCCAACGCCTGGCAGGCCCTGCCCGCCCATGGCGGCGACGTCGTCCTGCAGTTGGAAGAAGTTCCCCTCACCGCCCCGCTGCCCCCCGCGCTCGCGGCACTCGCTCCCGGTGCCTACGCACGTATCCGCATATCCGATACCGGATGCGGCATGGATGAAGCCACCTTGCAGCGCATCTTTGATCCCTTCTTCACCACCAAGCCGCCCGGGCAGGGCACCGGCCTCGGCATGGCCGTCGTGCACACCGTCGTCGAAAACCACGACGGCGCGATCACCCTGCGCAGCGCGCCCGGTCAGGGCACCACGGTGGAGGTCCACCTGCCGATCGCCGCAGCCCCGGCGTCCCGCACCCCGACCGTAACCAACCCCGAAATCGCGCCGGGACACGGCGAGCGTCTGCTCGTGGTCGACGATGAACCGATGATCACCCTCAACTTCGAGGCTCTGCTCTCCCGCATCGGCTACCGCGTCGAAACCTTCACCGATCCAGTCGAAGCCTGGAAACGTTTTGAACAGGGCCCCGATGATTTTGCCCTCGTGCTCTCAGACCTCTCGATGCCCGAGCTGAGCGGTCGCGACCTCGCCAAACGCATGCTTGCCGTCCGTCCCGAGCTGCCGGTCATCATCTACACCGGTCACCTCGAGAGCGAACTCCACGACCAACTGCAGGCCGTGAAGGTGCGCCGCGTGCTCCGCAAACCCGCCCCGCTGGCCGAAGTCGCCCGCGCCATCGCCGACGAGTTGTCGGCGACCCCCGCGTGA